One window from the genome of Saccharomyces mikatae IFO 1815 strain IFO1815 genome assembly, chromosome: 4 encodes:
- the SUB2 gene encoding ATP-dependent RNA helicase SUB2 (similar to Saccharomyces cerevisiae SUB2 (YDL084W); ancestral locus Anc_2.384): MSHEGEEDLLEYSDNEQEIQIDASKAAEAGEAGAVASSTEGDNNNNTATGDKKGSYVGIHSTGFKDFLLKPELSRAIIDCGFEHPSEVQQHTIPQSIHGTDVLCQAKSGLGKTAVFVLSTLQQLDPVPGEVAVVVICNARELAYQIRNEYLRFSKYMPDVKTAVFYGGTPISKDAELLKNKDTAPHIVVATPGRLKALVREKYIDLSHVKNFVIDECDKVLEELDMRRDVQEIFRATPRDKQVMMFSATLSQEIRPICRRFLQNPLEIFVDDEAKLTLHGLQQYYIKLEEREKNRKLAQLLDDLEFNQVIIFVKSTTRANELTKLLNASNFPAITVHGHMKQEERIARYKAFKDFEKRICVSTDVFGRGIDIERINLAINYDLTNEADQYLHRVGRAGRFGTKGLAISFVSSKEDEEVLAKIQERFDVKIAEFPEEGIDPSTYLNN; this comes from the coding sequence ATGTCACACGAAggtgaagaagatttaTTGGAGTATTCCGATAACgaacaagaaattcaaattgaTGCTTCCAAGGCCGCTGAAGCTGGAGAAGCTGGAGCTGTCGCATCTTCCACTGAAggtgataataataacaacacGGCAACCGGTGACAAGAAAGGTTCTTATGTCGGTATCCATTCCACTGgtttcaaagattttttgcTGAAGCCGGAACTATCAAGAGCAATCATCGATTGTGGTTTTGAACATCCTTCTGAGGTCCAGCAACATACTATTCCTCAGTCTATTCATGGTACTGATGTCTTGTGTCAAGCCAAGTCAGGTTTAGGTAAGACAGCTGTTTTTGTCTTATCCACTTTGCAACAATTGGACCCCGTTCCTGGTGAAGTTGCCGTTGTTGTCATTTGTAACGCTAGAGAATTAGCTTATCAAATCCGTAACGAATATTTGAGATTTTCCAAGTATATGCCAGATGTAAAGACTGCCGTTTTTTACGGTGGTACGCCAATTTCCAAAGACGCTGAGcttttgaagaacaaaGACACTGCTCCACATATTGTTGTTGCCACACCAGGCCGTTTAAAGGCTTTAGtgagagaaaaatacattGATTTGTCTCACGTCAAGAACTTTGTCATTGATGAATGTGATAAAGTTCTGGAAGAATTAGACATGAGGAGAGAcgttcaagaaattttcaGAGCTACTCCAAGGGACAAACAAGTCATGATGTTCTCAGCCACACTTTCTCAAGAAATTAGACCCATTTGTAGACGTTTCTTACAAAATCCattggaaatttttgtCGATGATGAAGCCAAATTAACTTTGCATGGGTTACAACAATACTATATTAAGTTAGAAGAGCGTGAGAAAAACCGTAAGTTAGCTCAATTATTAGACGACTTGGAGTTCAATCAAGTCATTATTTTCGTCAAGTCTACCACAAGAGCTAATGAGTTGACCAAATTGTTAAACGCTTCTAACTTCCCCGCTATCACCGTTCATGGTCACatgaaacaagaagaacGTATTGCTCGTTACAAGgctttcaaagattttgaaaagcgTATTTGTGTATCCACAGATGTTTTTGGTAGAGGTATCGATATTGAACGTATCAACTTGGCCATCAATTATGATCTAACCAATGAAGCTGATCAATATTTACATCGTGTTGGTAGAGCTGGTAGGTTTGGTACTAAGGGTTTGGCTATTTCCTTTGTTTCGTCCAAGGAAGATGAGGAAGTCCTGgcaaaaattcaagaacgTTTTGATGTCAAAATTGCTGAATTTCCAGAAGAGGGAATTGATCCGTCCACTTATTTGAATAAttaa
- the RPS16B gene encoding 40S ribosomal protein uS9 (similar to Saccharomyces cerevisiae RPS16B (YDL083C) and RPS16A (YMR143W); ancestral locus Anc_2.386), with the protein MSAVPSVQTFGKKKSATAVAHVKAGKGLIKVNGSPITLVEPEILRFKVYEPLLLVGLDKFSNIDIRVRVTGGGHVSQVYAIRQAIAKGLVAYHQKYVDEQSKNELKKAFTSYDRTLLIADSRRPEPKKFGGKGARSRFQKSYR; encoded by the exons ATGTCTGCTGTCCCAAGTGTCCAA ACTTTCGGTAAGAAGAAATCAGCAACTGCAGTTGCCCATGTCAAAGCCGGTAAGGGTCTGATTAAGGTCAACGGTTCTCCAATCACTTTGGTTGAACCAGAAATCCTAAGATTTAAGGTCTACGAACCTTTGTTGTTGGTTGGTTTGGACAAGTTCTCCAACATCGACATCAGAGTTAGAGTCACTGGTGGTGGTCACGTTTCCCAAGTTTACGCCATCAGACAAGCCATTGCTAAGGGTTTAGTCGCTTACCACCAAAAGTACGTTGACGAACAATCCAAGAACgaattgaagaaagctTTCACTTCTTACGACAGAACTTTGTTGATTGCTGATTCTAGAAGACCAGAACCAAAGAAATTCGGTGGTAAGGGTGCTCGTTCTAGATTCCAAAAATCTTACCGTTAA
- the RPL13A gene encoding 60S ribosomal protein eL13 (similar to Saccharomyces cerevisiae RPL13A (YDL082W) and RPL13B (YMR142C); ancestral locus Anc_2.387), with translation MAISKNLPILKNHFRKHWQERVKVHFDQAGKKVSRRNARASKAAKIAPRPLDLLRPVVRAPTVKYNRKVRAGRGFTLAEVKAAGLTAAYAKTIGIAVDHRRQNRNQEIFDANVQRLKEYQSKIIVFPRNGKAPETEQVLSAAATFPIAQPTTDVEARAVQDNGESAFRTLRLARSEKRFRGIREKRAREKAEAEAEKKK, from the exons ATGG CCATTTCCAAGAATTTACCAATCTTAAAGAATCATTTCAGAAAGCACTGGCAAGAACGTGTCAAGGTGCACTTTGACCAAGCCGGTAAGAAGGTTTCTAGACGTAATGCTAGAGCTTCCAAGGCTGCCAAAATTGCCCCAAGACCATTAGACCTTTTGAGACCTGTTGTCAGAGCTCCAACTGTTAAGTACAACAGAAAGGTCAGAGCTGGTAGAGGTTTCACCTTGGCTGAAGTTAAGGCCGCTGGTTTGACTGCTGCTTACGCCAAAACCATTGGTATTGCCGTTGACCACAGACGTCAAAACAGAAACCAAGAAATCTTTGACGCCAACGTCCAAAGATTGAAGGAATACCAATCCAAGATCATTGTCTTCCCAAGAAACGGTAAGGCTCCAGAAACTGAACAAGTTTTGTCCGCTGCTGCCACTTTCCCAATTGCTCAACCAACTACTGATGTCGAAGCTAGAGCTGTCCAAGACAATGGTGAATCCGCTTTCAGAACCTTGAGATTGGCCAGATCTGAAAAGAGATTCAGAGGTATTAGAGAAAAGAGAGCTAGAGAAAAGGCTGAAGCTGAggctgaaaagaagaaatag
- the RPP1A gene encoding ribosomal protein P1 (similar to Saccharomyces cerevisiae RPP1A (YDL081C); ancestral locus Anc_2.388) yields the protein MSTESALSYAALILADSEIEISSEKLLTLTNAANVPIENIWADIFAKALDGQNLKDLLINFSAGAAAPAGVSAGVAGGEAGAAEAEKEEEEAKEESDDDMGFGLFD from the coding sequence atgtcTACTGAATCTGCTTTGTCTTACGCTGCCTTGATTTTGGCCGACTCTGAAATCGAAATCTCTTCCGAAAAGTTGTTGACTTTGACTAATGCTGCCAATGTTCCAATTGAAAACATTTGGGCCGACATTTTTGCCAAGGCTTTGGACGGTCAAAACTTGAAGGACTTATTGATCAACTTCAGCGCTGGTGCTGCTGCTCCAGCTGGTGTCTCCGCTGGTGTCGCTGGTGGTGAAGCCGGTGCTGCTGAAgctgaaaaggaagaagaagaagctaAAGAAGAATCCGATGACGACATGGGATTCGGTTTATTTGATTAG
- the THI3 gene encoding branched-chain-2-oxoacid decarboxylase THI3 (similar to Saccharomyces cerevisiae THI3 (YDL080C); ancestral locus Anc_2.390) produces the protein MNSSYAQKYGLPKYISISDYLFHRLNQLNIHTIFGLSGEFSMPLLDKLYNIPNLRWAGNSNELNAAYAADGYSRLKGLGCLITTFGVGELSAINGVAGSYAEHVGILHIVGMPPTSAQTKQLLLHHTLGNGDFTVFHRIASDVACYTTLIVDSELCADEVDKCIRKAWIEQRPVYMGMPVNQVNLPIESARLNTPLDLQLPKNDPDVEKEVISRILSFMYKSQNPAIIVDACTSRQNLIEESKELCSRLKFPVFVTPMGKGTVNETIPQFGGVFTGSISAPEVREVVDFADFIIVIGCMLSEFSTSTFHFQYKTKNCALLYSTSVKLKNATYPDLSIKLLLQKLLASLDESKLSYRPNEQPSMMVPRPYPAGNVLLRQEWVWNEISHWFQPGDIIITETGASAFGVNQTRFPVNTLGISQALWGSVGYTMGACLGAEFAVQEIKKDKFPVTKHRVILFMGDGAFQLTVQELSTIVKWGLTPYIFVMNNQGYSVDRFLHHRSDASYYDIQPWNYLGLLRVFGCTNYETKKIITVGEFRSMIDDPEFAINDKIRMIEIMLPPRDVPQVLLDRWVVEKEQSKQIQEENENSSALDTPTPEFRPLLKKIKLDTDLISPPYYQGPP, from the coding sequence atgaattcAAGCTACGCACAGAAATATGGGCTGCCGAAGTATATATCAATATCAGACTATCTTTTCCACCGGCTCAATCAACTGAACATTCATACTATATTTGGACTTTCTGGAGAGTTCAGCATGCCTTTGTTGGATAAACTTTACAATATTCCAAACTTACGGTGGGCTGGTAATTCCAATGAGTTGAATGCTGCCTATGCAGCGGATGGATACTCACGACTAAAAGGCCTGGGTTGTCTTATAACAACTTTTGGTGTAGGAGAATTATCGGCAATCAATGGCGTAGCCGGATCTTACGCTGAACATGTAGGGATTCTTCATATAGTCGGTATGCCACCAACTAGTGCGCAAACAAAACAGCTACTGTTACACCACACTTTAGGAAATGGTGATTTTACTGTATTCCATAGAATAGCCAGTGATGTTGCATGCTATACAACGTTAATTGTTGACTCTGAATTATGTGCTGACGAAGTCGATAAATGCATAAGGAAAGCCTGGATAGAACAGAGACCAGTGTACATGGGTATGCCCGTTAACCAGGTAAATCTCCCGATTGAATCTGCTAGGCTAAATACTCCTTTGGATTTACAATTGCCTAAGAACGATCCAGACGTAGAAAAAGAGGTAATTTCTCGAATATTGAGTTTTATGTATAAAAGTCAGAACCCCGCAATCATCGTAGATGCATGTACAAGTAGACAGAATTTAATCGAAGAGAGTAAAGAGCTTTGTAGTAGGCTCAAATTCCCAGTTTTTGTTACACCAATGGGTAAGGGCACGGTAAACGAAACGATTCCGCAATTCGGAGGCGTATTCACAGGATCCATATCGGCCCCAGAAGTCAGAGAAGTGGTGGATTTTGCCGATTTTATCATCGTAATTGGTTGCATGCTATCCGAATTTAGCACATCAACTTTCCACTTTcaatataaaacaaaaaattgcGCACTACTATATTCTACATCTGTAAAACTGAAAAACGCTACATATCCCGACTTGAGCATCAAACTATTACTACAAAAATTATTAGCAAGTCTGGATGAATCCAAACTATCTTACAGACCAAACGAACAACCCAGCATGATGGTTCCAAGGCCTTATCCAGCAGGAAATGTTCTCTTGAGGCAAGAATGGGTGTGGAATGAAATATCTCATTGGTTCCAACCAGGGGACATAATCATAACAGAAACAGGTGCTTCTGCATTTGGAGTCAACCAAACTAGATTTCCAGTAAACACACTTGGTATATCTCAAGCGCTCTGGGGATCTGTCGGATACACTATGGGAGCGTGTCTTGGGGCGGAGTTTGCAGTTCaagagataaaaaaagataaattcCCCGTAACTAAACATAGAGTTATTCTGTTCATGGGTGATGGTGCCTTCCAATTGACGGTCCAAGAGTTATCTACAATTGTCAAATGGGGATTGACGCcttatatttttgttatGAACAACCAAGGTTACTCTGTTGACAGGTTTTTACACCACAGGTCAGATGCTAGTTATTATGATATCCAGCCTTGGAATTACCTAGGATTATTACGTGTGTTTGGTTGCACAAATTACGAAACCAAAAAGATTATCACTGTTGGAGAATTCAGATCTATGATTGATGATCCTGAGTTTGCAATCAACGACAAAATTCGAATGATAGAGATTATGCTACCGCCAAGAGATGTTCCACAAGTACTGCTTGATAGATGGGTAGTGGAGAAAGAGCAAAGCAAACAAATACAAGAGGAAAACGAAAACTCCAGTGCATTAGACACGCCAACGCCAGAATTTCGACCActtctaaaaaaaatcaaactaGATACAGATCTCATTTCTCCACCTTATTATCAAGGTCCTCCATGA